Within Paenibacillus sabinae T27, the genomic segment AAGGCGGTAAATTGGGTTTTATCAATATGTCCGGCGAATTGACCATTCCTTATCAATACACCCGTGGACGCGGGTTCTCCGAAGGATTAGCCCTAGTTCAAAACCGTAAAGGGAAATACGGGTATATTGATGCGGCAGGCAAAACGGTTATTCCTTTTAAGTACGAGGACGGGGGCGACTTCTCCGAAGGGATGGCGGCTGTGAAGAACACCGAGGGGAGATGGGGATATATCCATACAAGCGGGAAGACTGCTATTCCCTTTAAATATAAGAGTGCCGGAACATTCAGTGAGGGATTAGCCATTACGTATAATCGAAGTGGAAATGTTGGTTTTATTAATAAAAATGGCAAATTAATTATTGCCTATCAGCAATACAATAGAGCATTTGATTTTAAAGAAGGCGTGGCTTTGGTTGGAATTACATCCAATTCCGATTCGGGCGGTAAATTCGGCTATATGGACCGCCAAGGCAAATTGCTTACCGCGCTCGAATATCGGGTGGAATCTTCTTCTTTTAATGGCGGAGCAGCGGTCGGCTTTAAGAGTTTGGGCAAGGGTGACATCCTAACCAAGCGTTCTACTTCAAAGTAGAAGGTTCACCCGGCAGAACGGAATAGCTGATTAGTAATCTTTAAAAATAGCCGCGGCACCATGCCGCGGCTTAACGCATTTTTATAAGCTTCAGTTCTTATAACTCCGCATTTCACTTTCGGCCTTTGCAAGATGACGCGCCGAAGTCCCTTTTTGCTCCACGGCTTTCCTAACCCGCCCGCCAATCAGCACAATGCTCAGCAGAATGATCGCCAAACCGGCGACTGTATTCAGATAGACCGGTTCATGCAGAAAAATGACGCCCCAGACCAATCCGAACACCGGGACCAGAAAGGTGACGCTCACCGTCTTGACCGCACCCACACTTGCGATCAGCCGGAAATACAGCAGGTAGGCAAAGGCGGTGCATACGAGCGAAAGGCAGAGCACCGACAGTGCCGCCGCCATCGTAGGCCGCTCTGGCGGAGGAAACACCGCGACCAGCGGCAGCAGCCAGACAGTCGCTCCAAGCTGCTGGCCGATGGCCAGTGTCAGCGGCGGTACTCCCTTGCCGACCCGGGCGGCGTATAGGCCCCCGAAGCCATAGGCCAGCGCGGCTCCGAGCGAGAATAATACGGAATACAGCATCGTTTTGTCCATCGGCTCGGGGCTCCAGCCGACCAGAATTCCAACGCCGACCAGCCCCAGAACAAGTCCCGCCGCCTTGGTAAGGCCGGGTCTCTCCCCGCCGGTGCCCCAGGCCGCCAGGGCGGCAAAGATCGGCGTGGTCGCATTCAGGATCGCGGCCAGGGAAGCGCTCAGATGCAGCTCCGCCGCGCAGATGAGCGAGAACGGCAGCGCGGCGTTCAACCCGCCCAGCAGCAGAAACGGCTTCCAGCGCTTGCGCAACCCGATGGGGCTGCGCGTAAGCGCGGCGTACAGCAGCAGGGCGCCGGCCGCGATAGCGACCCGAAGACCGGTCGTCACGACCGGGCCGAAGACCGGCGAGGCGATGCGCATAAACAGAAAGGAGGCGCCCCAAACGAGAGCCAGCAGCAGCAGCGCGGACAAATCTTTTCTGCTCATGATCTGCGCTCCTTCCTTCTTGCCAGCAGAGTGTACGACAGGACGGAGCACAGACTTGCGCCCGCGATTACCGTTCCCATCGGCAGCGCCGTTTCTCCGCCTCCCAGGCCTACCAGCGGGGACACCAGTCCGCCCATAAGAAGCGGAAGCAGACCCAGCAGCGCCGATGCGCTGCCCGCGTTCTCCCCCTGATCCTGCATCGCCAGCGAGAAGGTGGTCGTCCCCACGAGTCCCACGCTGGATACGACAGCGAACAACCCAATCAGCAGCAGAAGAAGTCCGCCTTCGGTCAAAATCGAATACAGCAGGAGCAGACCGCCCGCTAAGCATTGAATAAGTCCCCATATAAGGACGCCTCTCTCCCCGACCCGTCCCGACAGACGGCCGGCGGCTTGCCCGGCAATGATGATGCCGAGACCGTTCACGGCAAAGATCAGGCTGTACATTTGCGGAGATACGCCGAACATATTTTGCAGCACGAAGGATGAGCCCGAAATGTAGGCGAACATCGCCCCGAAGACAAAGCTTTGCGACAAGACATACCCCATAAACCCGGGATTGCGCAGCAGCTTCCCAAAGGTCGTTAGCGTTTCCTTAAGCCCGCCCTTGGAACGTCGGTCCGGCGGCAGAGTCTCCGGCAGGCGCAGCCAGATCGTCAGGCAAAAAAGAACGCCGGCAGCGAACAGCACGAAAAAAACACCCTGCCATGTTGTAAACCGCAGCATCTGCCCGCCAATTACCGGAGCCGCGATCGGCCCCAGGCCGTTAATGACCATCAGCAGCGCGAAGAACCGGGTCAGTTCGGAACCGGAGAATAAATCGCGTACGGCGGCGCGTGAAATGACGACTCCCACCGAGCCGGACAGTCCCTGGATCAGGCGCATCACGACCAGAAATCCGATGGAAGGGCTAAACGCGCAGAGCAGCGAGGACAGGGCATATACCGCCATGCCGATCATCAGCGGGCGGCGGCGTCCGTACACATCGCTCAGCGGCCCCGATAGCAGCTGCCCGAGCGCCAGGCCGATCAGAAAGCAGCTCAGGCTGAGCTGAACGAGCGCGGGCGAAGCCCCGAACGATCTCCCCAGCCCGGGAAGCGCGGGCAAATACATGTCGATCGACAGCGGGCCGATCGTGGCGACGGCGCCCAGAATCACGGCCAATTGAATTCTCAGCTTCCGGGAAGACCGGATGTCGGCCGGTTCAAGGCCGTTTACTTTAGAGGTTATATCCATTTTTCTACCTTTCCGTTGCAGCGGCACGCAAGCTGTCTTGTACCTCATCATACTAAAGTTTTGTATCTCTTAATACTAAAGGATGCCATCCAAAAAGTTCAATACCAAGAATCATGCCGCCGGGCGGGCCGTTTCGCATTCACCCTAATCCCATCGGCCATTCAGCATATCTTAAGGTCACGCTTTTATAATGAGGCCAGCATTCCATATATACAATGAGAGGAGAAGCCCATGAACCGGATTAAAAATCATAAATGGATCGCAGGCCTGACCCTGATGCTGGTGCTATCTCTGGGGATTTGCATCTATTCTCTGGCAAAAGTGAGCGGCAGCGGGGCCTCAGTCGAAACCGGCGCCGGCATGCAGTGGCGCAGCGGCGAAGGAGCCTCGTTCCGAAGCGGGGAGCGAGGATCGTTCCCGGGGAACCGGAACGGAACGCTGCCCTTCGGGCGGCAGAACGCGACAGACGGCGGTTCTGCAGAAGCAGGCGCAGGCGGCGGACAGCAGAGCGCAACGGACGGCAGCCGCGGAGCCAGTGCGGCAGCAGGTTCCGGGAGCGATGCGGCGGGCGCTGCGCAGAACGCGCCGGGCGGAACCGCACCCGGCTTCGGCCAAGGCGCAGCTGCCGGCTCCGGATTTTCGCGCCCGTCCGGAATGAACGGCGGCCGCGGTTTCGCTGGAGGCGGCTTCGGAAGCGATGGCCAGTACAGGACGGCGCTGGCCGTCTACGCGGCGCTGTTCGCCGGGCTGCTGGCGGCAGCCTTCTATTAT encodes:
- a CDS encoding multidrug effflux MFS transporter; this translates as MDITSKVNGLEPADIRSSRKLRIQLAVILGAVATIGPLSIDMYLPALPGLGRSFGASPALVQLSLSCFLIGLALGQLLSGPLSDVYGRRRPLMIGMAVYALSSLLCAFSPSIGFLVVMRLIQGLSGSVGVVISRAAVRDLFSGSELTRFFALLMVINGLGPIAAPVIGGQMLRFTTWQGVFFVLFAAGVLFCLTIWLRLPETLPPDRRSKGGLKETLTTFGKLLRNPGFMGYVLSQSFVFGAMFAYISGSSFVLQNMFGVSPQMYSLIFAVNGLGIIIAGQAAGRLSGRVGERGVLIWGLIQCLAGGLLLLYSILTEGGLLLLLIGLFAVVSSVGLVGTTTFSLAMQDQGENAGSASALLGLLPLLMGGLVSPLVGLGGGETALPMGTVIAGASLCSVLSYTLLARRKERRS
- a CDS encoding WG repeat-containing protein; the protein is MRKRWALLVLCTAILISGTGFADSSVKRMELSKTPIDYSPVRPASDGQFHDGLLFAEQSDGTLAYYNTKGQEAFILPDNIKPLSDFFEQRALVINKTTKRIGYINTKGALAVPCKYADGGYFSEGVAHVSIPDTDKQLIIDRSGKTVHVFFKKYDSDFYFTSGLAVAYAPKGGKLGFINMSGELTIPYQYTRGRGFSEGLALVQNRKGKYGYIDAAGKTVIPFKYEDGGDFSEGMAAVKNTEGRWGYIHTSGKTAIPFKYKSAGTFSEGLAITYNRSGNVGFINKNGKLIIAYQQYNRAFDFKEGVALVGITSNSDSGGKFGYMDRQGKLLTALEYRVESSSFNGGAAVGFKSLGKGDILTKRSTSK
- a CDS encoding DMT family transporter; protein product: MSRKDLSALLLLALVWGASFLFMRIASPVFGPVVTTGLRVAIAAGALLLYAALTRSPIGLRKRWKPFLLLGGLNAALPFSLICAAELHLSASLAAILNATTPIFAALAAWGTGGERPGLTKAAGLVLGLVGVGILVGWSPEPMDKTMLYSVLFSLGAALAYGFGGLYAARVGKGVPPLTLAIGQQLGATVWLLPLVAVFPPPERPTMAAALSVLCLSLVCTAFAYLLYFRLIASVGAVKTVSVTFLVPVFGLVWGVIFLHEPVYLNTVAGLAIILLSIVLIGGRVRKAVEQKGTSARHLAKAESEMRSYKN